Proteins co-encoded in one Bacillus infantis NRRL B-14911 genomic window:
- a CDS encoding BMQ_0737 family morphogenetic spore coat protein yields MKPHKRPQLTPNNVQEECIRVSKVYDWVFDAITTDTGITLPPDCEAAVALAVAEGRTPLDVTCCVPDVGGFFPLDPPDTDGNATCTVSSRIERRKIPVNGVMTDLAIVKVIFTIRPLVTIYDSTGAVICSFRPTISESRRLVVCAPEPFTSDNVFCRLISLNCETNFIETGIPDVGLQIMLDICFEIQVEADVKLEVLAKFCFPRPNDIVIPPGGVCPPFEWPEQCDFFPRDNCDCQAFVDTDPITGPVPIVFSPILFAEDLAAGTYTTELRAEICDNCQLTGSTLQWIVEDFVVPTGTGTLAVDQSFVFTAEEFNMPTCSTVLGITTLTVTGAGTIVFSDPSVTDRTALFTLTLVENIGTDLDAYSITLTDIAGAPLVTFAGAGTGFVPDEDLIIQDCVTFPNLLGGQPL; encoded by the coding sequence TTGAAGCCTCATAAGAGACCCCAACTGACCCCTAATAACGTTCAAGAAGAATGTATTCGGGTTTCCAAGGTATATGACTGGGTATTTGATGCGATTACAACTGATACAGGCATTACCTTGCCGCCCGATTGTGAAGCAGCAGTTGCGCTGGCAGTTGCAGAAGGGAGAACCCCGCTTGATGTAACATGCTGCGTTCCTGATGTAGGAGGATTTTTCCCGCTTGATCCTCCAGACACAGACGGAAATGCTACTTGCACTGTTTCATCCCGTATTGAAAGGCGCAAAATCCCGGTAAACGGCGTCATGACAGACCTGGCTATTGTGAAGGTCATCTTCACTATCAGGCCGCTTGTCACAATCTATGACAGCACAGGAGCTGTGATTTGCAGCTTCCGTCCAACTATCAGTGAATCGCGCCGGCTAGTTGTCTGTGCTCCTGAGCCATTCACAAGCGACAATGTGTTCTGCCGCCTGATTTCTCTGAACTGTGAAACAAACTTCATTGAAACTGGCATTCCTGATGTTGGATTGCAAATTATGCTGGATATTTGCTTCGAAATCCAGGTTGAAGCAGATGTGAAGCTGGAAGTCCTGGCTAAATTCTGCTTCCCGCGTCCAAATGACATCGTCATTCCTCCTGGTGGGGTCTGCCCGCCGTTTGAATGGCCGGAGCAATGCGACTTTTTCCCGCGCGACAACTGTGACTGCCAGGCGTTTGTGGATACAGACCCTATTACAGGTCCAGTTCCTATTGTGTTCAGCCCGATTCTGTTTGCAGAAGATTTGGCTGCAGGGACTTATACAACAGAGCTGAGAGCCGAAATCTGCGACAACTGCCAGCTGACTGGCAGCACACTGCAATGGATCGTGGAGGATTTCGTTGTGCCGACTGGAACTGGTACGCTAGCTGTTGACCAAAGCTTTGTCTTTACAGCAGAAGAATTCAATATGCCAACCTGTTCGACTGTATTGGGAATCACCACATTGACGGTAACTGGTGCAGGTACAATTGTTTTCTCTGATCCAAGCGTGACAGACCGCACTGCTTTGTTCACACTAACTCTGGTCGAAAATATTGGCACTGATCTGGATGCTTACTCTATCACTCTTACTGATATCGCTGGAGCTCCGCTGGTGACATTTGCAGGTGCAGGTACTGGTTTTGTGCCAGATGAAGACTTGATCATCCAGGATTGCGTAACCTTCCCGAATCTATTGGGCGGCCAGCCTCTATAA
- a CDS encoding glycosyltransferase family 4 protein, giving the protein MSGQELNVLFTFYIPSGGVETLNRQRLYALSQVGINCHFLYSQSGTGLQNKTDATLYVTNTDLGIKEILQKGNYDAIVVGSDLAMLQRLRSLGYGGILIFESQGIGHDKDYAEKFVKANALPIINPYCDAILYPKTPHLIKAFETYFPAKKKYSFHNCFNSRDFHYRHLPKKPNPIIGWVGRLEENKNWRDFLMIGAKLIRKNPSIRLWMFEDSTLAPPDQRKAFETVIKQLNLQSHLTVFANLPHDRMADHYSMIGDSGGFLCSTSKVEGFGYAVLEAMVCRCPVISTDSDGVRHFIIHNVTGKFFTLGNIQQAVKEGHDLIANSSLREAIRQRASQHIQQNFSPGEYAAHFLNMITELKQMK; this is encoded by the coding sequence ATGAGTGGTCAGGAACTGAATGTTCTCTTTACCTTTTATATACCCAGCGGAGGCGTTGAAACATTAAACAGGCAGAGACTATATGCCCTCAGCCAGGTAGGTATCAACTGCCATTTCCTCTACAGTCAAAGCGGTACAGGACTGCAGAACAAGACGGATGCCACTTTATATGTGACCAATACCGATTTAGGCATAAAAGAAATCCTTCAAAAAGGCAATTATGATGCAATCGTTGTCGGTTCTGACCTTGCTATGCTTCAGCGCCTCCGGTCGCTGGGCTATGGAGGGATCCTGATATTTGAAAGCCAGGGCATCGGCCATGATAAGGACTATGCAGAAAAGTTCGTCAAAGCAAATGCACTGCCGATCATAAATCCTTATTGTGATGCAATCCTTTATCCAAAAACACCTCATCTGATCAAAGCGTTTGAAACCTATTTTCCTGCCAAGAAAAAGTATTCATTTCACAACTGCTTTAACTCCAGGGACTTTCATTACAGGCACCTTCCGAAAAAGCCCAACCCCATTATAGGCTGGGTTGGAAGACTCGAAGAAAACAAGAATTGGAGAGACTTCCTTATGATCGGAGCTAAACTGATCAGGAAGAACCCTTCTATACGGCTTTGGATGTTCGAGGACAGCACCCTTGCCCCGCCGGACCAGAGAAAAGCGTTCGAAACAGTCATTAAGCAGCTGAACCTCCAGTCCCACTTGACTGTATTTGCCAACCTTCCGCATGACCGGATGGCTGACCATTATTCCATGATTGGAGATTCAGGAGGTTTTCTCTGTTCAACCTCCAAAGTAGAAGGATTCGGCTATGCTGTATTAGAAGCAATGGTATGCAGATGCCCTGTTATTTCCACAGATTCAGATGGGGTCAGGCATTTTATCATCCATAATGTAACAGGAAAGTTTTTCACGCTGGGCAATATCCAGCAAGCCGTCAAAGAAGGGCACGATCTGATTGCAAATTCTTCACTCCGGGAAGCAATCAGGCAAAGGGCATCACAGCATATCCAGCAGAATTTTTCGCCCGGGGAGTACGCTGCCCACTTTTTAAATATGATCACTGAATTGAAACAAATGAAATAG
- a CDS encoding glycosyltransferase translates to MALSSSDSNPSDLVSIIIPFYNCSYIGNSIASALQQTYNNIEIIVVDDGSTAHFQSVKPFLSQIVYVKKTNGGTASALNKGFKIAKGNYMVWLSSDDIMLPDKIEKQLKFMKKEKAVFSFTDYKLINDKNENLTASGILSSYSRESILDGLKTNCTINGSTIMMKRDLFASVGVFDPSYRYAHDYEYWIRAYLKHDLAFLKEPLTFYRIHNRMGTKKHLRKISEETDRIQKQYGHFLNNFHGWKRAK, encoded by the coding sequence ATGGCGCTCTCAAGTTCCGATTCAAACCCAAGTGATCTTGTCTCCATCATTATTCCATTCTATAACTGCAGCTATATTGGCAATAGCATCGCCAGTGCATTGCAGCAAACCTATAATAATATTGAAATAATCGTAGTAGATGATGGCTCCACAGCTCATTTTCAATCAGTAAAGCCATTTCTAAGCCAAATTGTCTATGTAAAGAAGACAAATGGAGGGACGGCGTCTGCATTAAATAAGGGGTTTAAAATAGCAAAAGGCAATTATATGGTATGGCTGAGTTCTGATGATATAATGCTTCCAGATAAAATCGAAAAGCAGCTTAAGTTTATGAAAAAAGAGAAGGCCGTATTTTCTTTTACTGATTATAAACTCATCAATGATAAAAATGAAAACCTGACTGCTTCCGGCATCCTTAGCAGCTACAGCAGGGAATCAATCCTGGATGGACTGAAAACAAACTGCACAATCAATGGATCAACTATCATGATGAAGAGGGATCTGTTCGCAAGTGTTGGCGTTTTCGACCCTTCATACAGGTATGCCCATGACTATGAATACTGGATTAGGGCTTATTTGAAGCATGACCTTGCTTTTCTTAAAGAGCCTCTTACCTTTTATCGAATCCATAACCGGATGGGGACAAAAAAGCATTTACGAAAAATCAGTGAGGAAACGGATCGAATACAAAAACAGTATGGTCATTTTTTAAATAATTTCCATGGATGGAAAAGGGCAAAATGA
- a CDS encoding collagen-like protein, giving the protein MAVLSTGPISNIPVGGNRLTRTVNIKIDNRDSVNASTVLLQGYRLNGTRILYALENINIGPNQVITRNLTANFDAFEFVFTTSGPAEASTQISVWGRDVAGQLVAAHRVVSDELLGSNQGVQGPQGPQGSTGATGDQGPQGSTGATGAQGPQGSTGATGTQGPQGSTGATGAQGPQGSTGATGAQGPQGSTGATGAQGPQGVQGSQGNTGVQGPQGEQGPQGTGEQGAQGPQGPQGTTGSTGPQGEQGPQGPSDFLWGEETVFWADSSAPGPGDGSPLNPFNSLQAAITAATSSALAVTFGMRARLVILIAANSVFDEDITIPPARHVQLLGLGPWVLGNADLANFGSSTPRNVTIQTSQAAEDVYLMQGPAFDARPVTVIGTFNNGTSVSTHTNYTNGAIISGNVTFQNVAVGDPFTTIEFQLHNAKINGNVVQSGHMGQLNTYVYNSWFAGTVIHNGLRLQRMVDSRSDSTIQIAVYSNILNSFIGGNVTANPATDVPPIGIFGSQFGTITWTGNLTLDGASNYYFVNSGSSVTGTKLVLFNGT; this is encoded by the coding sequence ATGGCTGTTTTATCTACTGGACCTATTTCCAATATACCTGTAGGCGGCAACAGGCTAACAAGGACAGTAAATATTAAGATAGATAACAGGGATTCAGTAAACGCTTCGACAGTACTGCTTCAGGGATACAGGCTGAATGGCACCAGGATATTATATGCACTTGAAAACATCAATATCGGACCAAACCAGGTTATCACCAGAAACCTTACCGCTAATTTTGATGCATTTGAATTTGTATTCACAACCAGCGGCCCAGCTGAAGCCAGTACTCAAATTTCTGTCTGGGGCAGAGATGTGGCAGGACAGCTTGTTGCTGCACATCGTGTAGTATCAGACGAGCTTCTCGGATCTAACCAAGGGGTGCAAGGGCCTCAGGGCCCTCAAGGCAGCACTGGGGCTACCGGTGATCAAGGTCCTCAAGGCAGCACTGGCGCCACTGGCGCTCAAGGCCCCCAAGGCAGTACTGGCGCCACTGGCACTCAAGGCCCTCAGGGCAGTACTGGTGCCACTGGCGCTCAAGGCCCTCAAGGCAGCACTGGCGCCACCGGTGCTCAAGGTCCTCAGGGCAGTACCGGCGCCACTGGCGCTCAAGGCCCCCAAGGCGTCCAAGGTTCTCAAGGCAATACAGGGGTTCAAGGTCCTCAAGGCGAACAAGGTCCTCAGGGCACTGGAGAACAAGGGGCTCAAGGTCCTCAGGGTCCTCAAGGAACTACAGGCTCTACTGGCCCGCAAGGCGAACAAGGTCCTCAAGGTCCAAGCGACTTCCTATGGGGAGAAGAAACCGTATTCTGGGCAGACTCCAGTGCACCTGGACCAGGCGACGGCTCCCCTCTCAATCCATTCAACTCTCTGCAGGCCGCCATTACAGCTGCCACAAGCAGTGCTTTGGCAGTCACATTCGGGATGCGTGCAAGGCTGGTTATTCTGATTGCAGCCAATTCTGTATTTGATGAAGATATTACGATTCCGCCGGCACGGCATGTCCAGCTGTTGGGGCTTGGACCATGGGTGCTCGGGAACGCCGATCTGGCAAACTTTGGGTCTTCAACACCGAGAAATGTGACAATCCAAACGAGCCAGGCTGCAGAGGATGTTTACTTGATGCAAGGCCCTGCATTTGATGCCCGCCCTGTAACTGTAATAGGCACCTTTAACAACGGTACCTCCGTCAGCACACATACAAATTACACAAATGGCGCCATAATCAGCGGAAATGTAACGTTTCAGAACGTAGCAGTCGGAGATCCATTCACAACGATTGAATTTCAGCTTCATAATGCTAAAATCAACGGAAATGTCGTCCAATCCGGCCATATGGGCCAGCTGAACACTTACGTCTACAACAGCTGGTTTGCAGGAACCGTCATCCACAATGGCCTGAGGCTTCAGCGCATGGTGGACAGCCGCTCAGACAGCACGATACAGATAGCCGTCTACAGTAATATCCTTAACTCGTTTATCGGCGGGAATGTAACAGCCAATCCTGCAACGGATGTTCCGCCAATCGGCATCTTCGGCAGCCAGTTCGGTACGATTACCTGGACCGGAAATCTGACATTAGACGGAGCTTCAAACTACTATTTCGTCAACTCCGGGTCTTCTGTAACTGGTACGAAACTTGTTTTGTTCAACGGAACCTAA
- a CDS encoding glycosyltransferase: MTETALASIIFPVKNEGENVKKTLESFFSAPIRQPYELIIVDDRSTDQCCDFLKADYLDKNISLITTDGVGAANARNEGAKLAKGQVLVFCDAHLEFEDYWLDLLIEPLLTGLTDAVTPAIGAIGNPHFTGYGQTLWVNERSSKIRTHWNVKQDDLFETAILPGGCFAINRSVFEEAGGFETGFPVWGYEDVEISIKLWLFGYKCHVQPKAKVLHLFRKVQPYRVELDEYFYNLLRLAYLHFSPARIYKTRKMLINGNEKEIERKVLAQGALEKKQAYLARRRYDDDWFFAKFKIDF; the protein is encoded by the coding sequence TCTCGGCCCCGATTCGCCAGCCTTATGAATTGATAATTGTCGATGATCGTTCAACTGATCAATGCTGTGACTTTTTGAAAGCTGATTATTTGGATAAAAACATCAGTCTCATCACGACAGACGGTGTCGGAGCAGCCAATGCGAGGAATGAAGGAGCCAAGCTTGCAAAAGGACAAGTGCTCGTCTTCTGTGATGCCCATCTGGAGTTTGAAGACTATTGGCTGGACCTGCTGATCGAGCCTCTTCTAACAGGCCTGACCGATGCCGTCACACCTGCCATCGGGGCCATCGGCAACCCCCATTTCACCGGCTATGGCCAGACATTATGGGTAAATGAGAGATCTTCAAAGATCCGGACACACTGGAATGTCAAACAGGACGATCTTTTTGAGACTGCCATCCTGCCGGGAGGATGCTTTGCCATCAATCGATCGGTCTTTGAGGAAGCGGGAGGTTTTGAGACTGGGTTTCCAGTTTGGGGATATGAGGATGTGGAGATTTCAATCAAGCTTTGGCTGTTCGGGTATAAATGCCATGTTCAGCCAAAAGCTAAAGTGCTTCACTTATTCAGGAAGGTACAGCCTTATAGAGTTGAACTTGATGAATATTTTTATAATTTGCTCAGGCTGGCTTACCTTCACTTCAGCCCTGCAAGAATCTACAAAACCAGAAAAATGCTGATCAATGGGAATGAAAAAGAAATTGAGAGAAAAGTGCTTGCGCAAGGTGCACTGGAAAAGAAGCAGGCTTATCTTGCAAGGCGAAGGTATGATGATGACTGGTTTTTTGCCAAATTCAAAATAGATTTCTAG